Proteins co-encoded in one Candidatus Thiodictyon syntrophicum genomic window:
- a CDS encoding DUF2442 domain-containing protein, producing MKLKHFEHQDAYRFLLTFENGEIRDVDLLNLVGQHVAEDLLHTARIDPEWGCLEFLNGSVDVEPRTLYRYANAIEN from the coding sequence ATGAAGCTAAAGCATTTCGAGCATCAAGATGCGTATCGGTTCTTGCTAACATTCGAGAACGGGGAAATAAGAGACGTTGATCTTCTGAATTTGGTCGGTCAGCATGTCGCTGAGGATCTCTTGCATACTGCACGTATAGATCCTGAGTGGGGATGCTTAGAATTCTTAAATGGCAGTGTAGATGTAGAACCTAGGACACTTTACCGGTATGCCAACGCTATTGAAAACTAG
- a CDS encoding DUF4160 domain-containing protein — MYLIDREHPPKHIHIKYGEHEAAMELVNLNVIEGDLPKKCRQLVREWAEIHQKELIEMWETQDFHSIQPLE; from the coding sequence ATGTATTTGATCGACCGGGAGCATCCGCCGAAACACATTCATATCAAGTATGGCGAACATGAAGCCGCCATGGAACTGGTGAATCTTAACGTCATTGAGGGCGACCTTCCGAAAAAGTGTCGCCAGCTAGTTCGGGAATGGGCAGAGATTCACCAGAAAGAGCTGATAGAAATGTGGGAGACGCAAGATTTCCACTCCATTCAACCTCTGGAGTAA